The following coding sequences are from one Pocillopora verrucosa isolate sample1 chromosome 5, ASM3666991v2, whole genome shotgun sequence window:
- the LOC131784495 gene encoding uncharacterized protein, with translation MVNIIVNDDQLVKKLIFCNTKKASNTEAYEMVRKRLNVEYNKTTGRDFPFQVQQMRHKFKSCIGTCKQICMTMKSASGIVRFVEERGYGKWFDLLYVLVKTRDSCQRENACEPSVHIGNVDKQDTSKNDQEVDGDDDDCASTSSSLMDSSGEVPSKGKRFLAKKPASKRAKTEQMVKAVELLQSTIENDPTKELLQILREDMKQSREQEMRYFQLMCGLLTPNSNPNMQPHGNFHPYSSSYSDDFHHQSHNFAQQSVSNPRASSSHPSTPSFGYTPLMSSAPKNDEQSLLHHVQSTMT, from the coding sequence ATGGTAAATATCATTGTTAATGATGACCAGCTGGTCAAGAAACTGATATTTTGCAATACTAAGAAAGCAAGCAACACTGAAGCTTATGAGATGGTGCGGAAACGGCTGAACGTCGAATACAATAAGACCACCGGGCGTGATTTTCCTTTCCAAGTGCAACAAATGAGACATAAATTTAAGTCATGCATTGGTACGTGTAAGCAGATCTGCATGACAATGAAAAGTGCTTCAGGTATTGTAAGGTTTGTTGAAGAACGGGGATATGGTAAATGGTTTGACCTTCTTTATGTACTTGTTAAAACTAGAGATTCATGTCAACGAGAAAATGCATGTGAACCCTCTGTACATATTGGAAATGTAGACAAGCAAGATACCAGCAAGAATGATCAAGAAgttgatggtgatgatgatgactgtGCAAGCACTTCATCCAGCCTTATGGATAGCAGTGGAGAAGTCCCATCCAAGGGTAAACGTTTCTTGGCAAAGAAACCTGCCTCTAAAAGAGCTAAAACTGAGCAGATGGTAAAAGCTGTTGAACTTCTTCAAAGTACTATTGAGAATGATCCCACCAAAGaacttttgcaaattttaaGGGAAGATATGAAGCAGTCTAGAGAACAGGAAATGAGGTACTTCCAGTTGATGTGTGGCCTACTAACACCCAACAGCAATCCAAACATGCAACCCCATGGTAATTTCCATCCTTATAGCAGTTCTTAttctgatgattttcatcaTCAAAGCCATAATTTTGCACAACAATCTGTGTCCAATCCCAGAGCTAGCAGCAGTCACCCAAGTACCCCATCCTTTGGGTACACACCATTGATGTCATCTGCTCCAAAAAATGATGAGCAGTCTCTCCTACATCACGTTCAGTCAACTATGACTTGA
- the LOC136280718 gene encoding uro-adherence factor A-like, which yields MNEQKKIAVTNHLPENVDSSTNQAPGNIFPTKDSTAQVRALLVGALDGTLGSYSPSARNLLETLLEELDFSTLEMQENPSTTSMGGSFLSGKADEISSCKNLPTGTNPGVFPMFASTIVQGSPHHDVNETNMQFESVGCFVSNTSCDGEVPDEMESPCKKTQVSETSLDVTTNPSETNMQLESAGYMLSNTSCDGEVPDEMESPSKKQTQVSIKSLGVATNPSESNMQLESVGCFVSNTSCDGEVPDEMESPCKTTQVSVTSLDVTTNSSETNMQLESAGYMLSNTSCDGEVPDEMESPSKKQIQVSITSLDVTTNPSESTMQLESDTSCDGGVVDEMESPCKKKTHVSITSLDVATNPLETQMSMFEGGSLASKADGIITRSKLPTEIKEGVSAICASNMSQGSLHADVPETNMQLESVECILSNTSYDREVQDEMESPCQETTQVSITSLGVAKNPSEACMQLESVECMLSNTSCDGLVPNEMESPYQETTEVSITSLGVPKNPSETNVQLESVGCSLSNTSCDGEVPEEMESACKETTQVSITSLGVATDPPEASMQLESVECMVSNTSCDGEVPNEMESPCQETVQVSITSLGVATNPPEASMQLESVKCMVSNTSCDGEVPNEMESPCQETVQVSITSLGVATNPLEASMQLESVECMVSNTSCDGEVPNEMESPCQETFQVSRTSLGVATNPSETNMQLESVGCSLSNTSCDREVSDEMESPCKKKTQVSITSLDVATNSSETNMQLESVGCSLGNTSCDGEVPDEMESACKETAQVSITSLGVATGPPEASMQLESVECMVSNTSCDGEVPNKMESPCQETVQVSITSLGVATNPPEASMQLDSVECMVNNTSCDGEVPNEMESPCQETVQVSITSLGVATNPPEASMQLESVECMVSNTSFDGEVPNEMESPCQETVQVSITSLGVATNPLEASMQLESVECMVSNTSCDGEVPNEMESPCQETVQVSITSLGVATNPPEASMQLESVECMVSNTSCDGEVPNEMESPCQETVQISITSLGVATNPPEASMQLESVECMVSNTSFDGEVPNEMESPCQETVQVSITSLGVATNPPEASMQLESVECIVSNTSFDGEVPNEMESPCQETVQVSITSLGVATNPLEASMQLESVECMVSNTSCDGEVPNEMESPCQETVQVSITSQGVATNPPEASMQLESVECMVNNTSFDGEVPNEMESPCQETVQVSITSLGVAPNPLEASMQLESVECMVSNTSCDGEVPNEMESPCQETVQVSITSLGVATNPPEASMQLESVECMVSNTSCDGEVPNKMESPCQETVQVSITSLGVAPNPLEASMQLESVECMVSNTSCDGEVPNEMESPCQETVQVSRTSLGVATNPSETNMQLESVGCSLSNTSCDREVSHEMESPCKKKTQVPITSLDVATNSSETNMQLESVGFSLSNTSCDGEVPDEMESSCKETTQVSITSLGVATDPPEASMQLESVECMVSNTSCDGDLPNEMESPCQETVQVSITSLGVATNPPEASMQLESVECMVSNTSCDGEVPNEMESPCQETVQVSITSLGVATNPPEASMQLESVECMLSNTSCDGEVPDDMESACKETTQVSITSLGVATDPPEASMQLESVECMVSNTSCDGEVPNEMESPCQETVQVSITSLSVATNPPEASMQLESVECMLSNTSCDGEVSDEMESPCKKKTQVSITSLDVAMNPLETQMSMLEVSFLRKSPSTTG from the exons ATGAACGAACAGAAGAAGATAGCTGTTACAAACCACCTGCCAGAGAATGTT GACTCCAGTACCAACCAAGCGCCAGGGAACATTTTCCCCACAAAGGACTCTACAG CTCAAGTCCGAGCTCTGCTTGTTGGTGCTTTGGATGGAACTCTGGGCTCGTATAGTCCATCAGCCCGTAATTTACTTGAAACGCTTCTTGAGGAGCTTGATTTCAGTACCCTTGAAATGCAGGAGAATCCATCAACCACTTCTATG GGTGGATCATTTCTATCTGGAAAGGCTGATGAAATCAGTTCCTGCAAGAATTTACCAACTGGAACAAACCCAG GTGTGTTCCCCATGTTTGCTTCAACTATAGTTCAGGGATCCCCACACCATGATGTTAATGAGACCAATATGCAGTTTGAGTCAGTTGGATGCTTTGTAAGTAATACCAGTTGTGATGGAGAGGTACCagatgagatggaaagtccctgcAAGAAGACTCAGGTCTCAGAAACATCCCTGGATGTTACTACAAATCCATCAGAGACCAATATGCAGTTGGAGTCAGCTGGATACATGTTAAGTAATACCAGTTGTGATGGAGAGGTACCagatgagatggaaagtcccAGCAAGAAGCAGACTCAAGTCTCAATAAAATCCCTGGGTGTGGCTACAAATCCATCAGAGTCCAATATGCAGTTGGAGTCAGTTGGATGCTTCGTAAGTAATACCAGTTGTGATGGAGAGGTACCagatgagatggaaagtccctgcAAGACGACTCAAGTCTCAGTAACATCTCTGGATGTTACTACAAATTCATCAGAGACCAATATGCAGTTGGAGTCAGCTGGATACATGTTAAGTAATACCAGTTGTGATGGAGAGGTTCCagatgagatggaaagtcccAGCAAGAAGCAGATtcaagtctcaataacatccCTGGATGTCACTACAAATCCATCAGAGTCCACTATGCAATTAGAGTCAGATACCAGTTGTGATGGAGGGGTAGTGgatgagatggaaagtccctgcAAGAAGAAGACTCATGTGTCAATAACATCCCTGGATGTTGCTACAAATCCGTTAGAGACACAAATGTCCATGTTTGAG GGTGGATCATTGGCATCAAAGGCCGATGGAATTATTACCAGGAGCAAGTTACCAACTGAAATTAAGGAAG GTGTATCTGCCATTTGTGCTTCAAATATGTCTCAAGGATCCCTACATGCTGATGTTCCCGAGACTAATATGCAGTTGGAGTCAGTTGAATGCATCCTAAGTAATACCAGTTATGATAGAGAGGTACAagatgagatggaaagtccATGCCAGGAGACGActcaagtctcaataacatcTCTGGGTGTGGCTAAAAATCCATCAGAGGCCTGTATGCAGTTGGAGTCAGTTGAATGCATGCTAAGTAATACCAGTTGTGATGGACTGGTACCaaatgagatggaaagtccctACCAGGAGACGACTGAAGTCTCAATAACATCCCTGGGTGTGCCTAAAAACCCATCAGAGACCAATGTGCAGTTGGAGTCAGTTGGATGCTCCTTAAGTAATACCAGTTGTGATGGAGAGGTACCAGAAGAGATGGAAAGTGCATGCAAGGAGACGActcaagtctcaataacatccCTGGGTGTGGCTACAGATCCACCAGAGGCCAGTATGCAGTTGGAGTCAGTTGAATGCATGGTAAGCAATACCAGTTGTGATGGAGAGGTACCaaatgagatggaaagtccctgcCAGGAGACTGTtcaagtctcaataacatccCTGGGTGTGGCTACAAATCCACCAGAGGCCAGTATGCAGTTGGAGTCAGTTAAATGCATGGTAAGCAATACCAGTTGTGATGGAGAGGTACCaaatgagatggaaagtccctgcCAGGAGACTGTtcaagtctcaataacatccCTGGGTGTGGCTACAAATCCACTAGAGGCCAGTATGCAGTTGGAGTCAGTTGAATGCATGGTAAGCAATACCAGTTGTGATGGAGAGGTACCaaatgagatggaaagtccctgcCAGGAGACTTTTCAAGTCTCAAGAACATCCCTGGGTGTGGCTACAAATCCATCAGAGACCAATATGCAGTTGGAGTCTGTTGGATGTTCTTTAAGTAATACCAGTTGTGATAGAGAGGTATCagatgagatggaaagtccctgcAAGAAGAAGActcaagtctcaataacatccCTTGATGTTGCCACAAATTCATCAGAGACCAACATGCAGTTGGAGTCAGTTGGATGCTCCTTAGGTAATACCAGTTGTGATGGGGAGGTACCAGATGAGATGGAAAGTGCATGCAAGGAGACGGctcaagtctcaataacatccCTGGGTGTGGCTACAGGTCCACCAGAGGCCAGTATGCAGTTGGAGTCAGTTGAATGCATGGTAAGCAATACCAGTTGTGATGGAGAGGTACCAAATAAGATGGAAAGTCCCTGCCAGGAGACTGTtcaagtctcaataacatcTCTGGGTGTTGCTACAAATCCACCAGAGGCCAGTATGCAGTTGGACTCAGTTGAATGCATGGTAAACAATACCAGTTGTGATGGAGAGGTACCaaatgagatggaaagtccctgcCAGGAGACTGTtcaagtctcaataacatcTCTGGGTGTGGCTACAAATCCACCAGAGGCCAGTATGCAGTTGGAGTCAGTTGAATGCATGGTAAGCAATACCAGTTTTGATGGAGAGGTACCaaatgagatggaaagtccctgcCAGGAGACTGTtcaagtctcaataacatccCTGGGTGTGGCTACAAATCCACTAGAGGCCAGTATGCAGTTGGAGTCAGTTGAATGCATGGTAAGCAATACCAGTTGTGATGGAGAGGTACCaaatgagatggaaagtccctgcCAGGAGACTGTtcaagtctcaataacatcTCTGGGTGTGGCTACAAATCCACCAGAGGCCAGTATGCAGTTGGAGTCAGTTGAATGCATGGTAAGCAATACCAGTTGTGATGGAGAGGTACCaaatgagatggaaagtccctgcCAGGAGACTGTTCAAATCTCAATAACATCTCTGGGTGTTGCTACAAATCCACCAGAGGCCAGTATGCAGTTGGAGTCAGTTGAATGCATGGTAAGCAATACCAGTTTTGATGGAGAGGTACCaaatgagatggaaagtccctgcCAGGAGACTGTtcaagtctcaataacatcTCTGGGTGTGGCTACAAATCCACCAGAGGCCAGTATGCAGTTGGAGTCAGTTGAATGCATAGTAAGCAATACCAGTTTTGATGGAGAGGTACCaaatgagatggaaagtccctgcCAGGAGACTGTtcaagtctcaataacatccCTGGGTGTGGCTACAAATCCACTAGAGGCCAGTATGCAGTTGGAGTCAGTTGAATGCATGGTAAGCAATACCAGTTGTGATGGAGAGGTACCaaatgagatggaaagtccctgcCAGGAGACTGTtcaagtctcaataacatcTCAGGGTGTGGCTACAAATCCACCAGAGGCCAGTATGCAGTTGGAGTCAGTTGAATGCATGGTAAACAATACCAGTTTTGATGGAGAGGTACCaaatgagatggaaagtccctgcCAGGAGACTGTtcaagtctcaataacatccCTGGGTGTGGCTCCAAATCCACTAGAGGCCAGTATGCAGTTGGAGTCAGTTGAATGCATGGTAAGCAATACCAGTTGTGATGGAGAGGTACCaaatgagatggaaagtccctgcCAGGAGACTGTtcaagtctcaataacatcTCTGGGTGTGGCTACAAATCCACCAGAGGCCAGTATGCAGTTGGAGTCAGTTGAATGCATGGTAAGCAATACCAGTTGTGATGGAGAGGTACCAAATAAGATGGAAAGTCCCTGCCAGGAGACTGTtcaagtctcaataacatccCTGGGTGTGGCTCCAAATCCACTAGAGGCCAGTATGCAGTTGGAGTCAGTTGAATGCATGGTAAGCAATACCAGTTGTGATGGAGAGGTTCCaaatgagatggaaagtccctgcCAGGAGACTGTTCAAGTCTCAAGAACATCCCTGGGTGTGGCTACAAATCCATCAGAGACCAATATGCAGTTGGAGTCTGTTGGATGCTCCTTAAGTAATACCAGTTGTGATAGAGAGGTATCACatgagatggaaagtccctgcAAGAAGAAGACTCAAGTCCCAATAACATCCCTTGATGTTGCCACAAATTCATCAGAGACCAATATGCAGTTGGAGTCAGTTGGATTCTCCTTAAGTAATACTAGTTGTGATGGGGAGGTACCAGATGAGATGGAAAGTTCATGCAAGGAGACGActcaagtctcaataacatccCTGGGTGTGGCTACAGATCCACCAGAGGCCAGTATGCAGTTGGAGTCAGTTGAATGCATGGTAAGCAATACCAGTTGTGATGGAGATTTACCaaatgagatggaaagtccctgcCAGGAGACTGTtcaagtctcaataacatccCTGGGTGTGGCTACAAATCCACCAGAGGCCAGTATGCAGTTGGAGTCAGTTGAATGCATGGTAAGCAATACCAGTTGTGATGGAGAGGTACCaaatgagatggaaagtccctgcCAGGAGACTGTtcaagtctcaataacatccCTGGGTGTGGCTACAAATCCACCAGAGGCCAGTATGCAGTTGGAGTCAGTTGAATGCATGCTAAGTAATACCAGTTGTGATGGAGAGGTACCAGATGACATGGAAAGTGCATGCAAGGAGACGActcaagtctcaataacatccCTGGGTGTGGCTACAGATCCACCAGAGGCCAGTATGCAGTTGGAGTCAGTTGAATGCATGGTAAGCAATACCAGTTGTGATGGAGAGGTACCaaatgagatggaaagtccctgcCAGGAGACTGTtcaagtctcaataacatccCTGAGTGTGGCTACAAATCCACCAGAGGCCAGTATGCAGTTGGAGTCAGTTGAATGCATGCTAAGCAATACCAGTTGTGATGGAGAGGTATCagatgagatggaaagtccctgcAAGAAGAAGActcaagtctcaataacatccCTGGATGTTGCTATGAATCCATTAGAGACACAAATGTCCATGCTTGAGGTAAGCTTTCTGAGGAAGAGTCCATCTACCACTGGTTAG
- the LOC136281202 gene encoding uncharacterized protein: MINDLEIEYPLWKYVDDTTASEMIPKESESHAQNIADCVIEWSRENRVHLNSDKCKELRISFSKRPGFFDPIVIEGKELEVVGSVKLLGLNIASDLTWNSHISEVIKKASKRLYFLVQLKRARVPLQDLVLFYTSCVRSVTEYAIPVFYNALPQYLKNELLRIEKRSISIITAGDCAVAQDLGIRPILEHYEFLCQKLFKGILDNPSHKLKALLPPIHKPSYNFKNKRQFNMPRLRTSRTMNTFIFAMARKFNG, translated from the coding sequence ATGATAAATGACCTTGAAATCGAGTATCCACTATGGAAATACGTTGATGATACAACAGCCTCGGAGATGATACCAAAAGAGAGTGAAAGTCACGCCCAAAATATAGCAGATTGTGTTATTGAGTGGTCACGGGAAAATAGAGTTCACTTGAATTCTGATAAGTGCAAAGAGCTTCGGATCTCATTTTCTAAAAGGCCCGGGTTCTTTGATCCCATAGTAATTGAAGGCAAAGAGTTGGAGGTAGTTGGTAGCGTAAAGCTCCTGGGCCTTAATATAGCTAGCGATTTGACCTGGAACAGTCATATATCAGAAGTAATCAAAAAGGCCAGTAAGAGGTTGTATTTTTTAGTGCAACTAAAGAGAGCTAGGGTTCCCTTACAAGACCTAGTACTTTTCTACACATCATGTGTAAGATCTGTAACAGAGTACGCGATACCTGTCTTCTATAATGCGCTTCCGCAATATCTGAAGAATGAGCTTTTACGTATTGAGAAACGGTCAATTTCCATTATAACTGCGGGTGATTGCGCGGTTGCTCAAGATTTAGGAATACGACCCATCTTAGAACATTACGAATTTCTATGTCAGAAGCTTTTTAAAGGTATCTTAGACAACCCTAGCCACAAGTTAAAGGCGCTTCTTCCACCCATACATAAACCCAGctataacttcaaaaataagcgcCAATTTAATATGCCACGCCTTCGCACTTCTAGAACGATGAACACTTTTATATTTGCTATGGCAAGGAAGTTTAATGGCTAG